The Callospermophilus lateralis isolate mCalLat2 chromosome 3, mCalLat2.hap1, whole genome shotgun sequence genome has a segment encoding these proteins:
- the LOC143393720 gene encoding small ribosomal subunit protein eS24, which produces MNDTVTIRTRKFMTNRLLQRKQMVIDVLHPGKATVPKTEIREKLAKMYKTTPDVIFVFGFRTHFGGGKTTGFGMIYDSLDYAKKNEPKHRLARHGLYEKKKTSRKQRKERKNRMKKVRGTAKANVGAGKKPKE; this is translated from the coding sequence ATGAATGACACAGTAACTATCCGGACCAGGAAGTTCATGACCAACCGACTGCTTCAGCGGAAACAAATGGTCATTGACGTTCTTCACCCTGGGAAAGCAACAGTACCTAAGAcagaaattagagaaaaattaGCCAAAATGTACAAGACCACACCAGATGTCATCTTTGTGTTTGGATTCAGAACCCATTTTGGAGGTGGCAAGACAACTGGCTTTGGCATGATTTATGATTCCTTGGATTATGCGAAGAAAAATGAACCCAAACATAGACTGGCAAGACACGGCCTGTATGAAAAGAAGAAGACCTCAAGAAAACAGCGAAAGGAACGCAAGAACAGAATGAAGAAAGTCAGGGGGACTGCGAAGGCCAATGTTGGTGCTGGCAAAAAGCCAAAGGAGTAA